A single Candidatus Chlamydia corallus DNA region contains:
- a CDS encoding ATP-binding protein produces the protein MTSFEGETVFPAVLSELHSMLDVIKHAGKQSKFPQEKLLKLELACEELLVNIISYAYRGENSPGTITISCSSHRGDLEVMIKDHGPSFNPLSVSINIQEDLPLEQRKLGGLGIFLAKSSVDEFLYTREDRYNIVHLKMHNS, from the coding sequence ATGACCTCTTTTGAAGGAGAAACTGTTTTTCCTGCAGTACTTAGTGAACTTCATAGCATGTTGGACGTAATCAAACATGCAGGGAAACAATCTAAGTTCCCTCAGGAGAAATTGTTAAAGCTTGAGCTTGCTTGTGAAGAGCTTTTGGTGAATATCATTTCCTATGCTTATCGGGGAGAAAATTCTCCAGGAACGATTACCATTTCCTGCAGTTCGCATAGAGGCGACTTAGAAGTTATGATTAAAGACCATGGGCCTTCTTTCAACCCTCTTAGTGTTTCAATAAACATCCAGGAAGATCTTCCCCTAGAACAACGTAAACTAGGAGGCTTAGGGATTTTTCTTGCTAAAAGTTCTGTTGACGAATTTCTTTATACTCGTGAGGATCGTTACAATATTGTGCATTTAAAAATGCACAATAGTTAG